A window of Xenopus laevis strain J_2021 chromosome 1L, Xenopus_laevis_v10.1, whole genome shotgun sequence genomic DNA:
AAGCAAAAGacacaatgaaagaaaacattactcaaagcaactttccaatacacattaatCACACTTTTTTTGGTGGTGATTTGAAAGCTACTTTTaaatgttgttaaactacaattaTAGCTACCAGCATGCACACCCTAGCTCTCCAAAACGTGTATTGTCCGGTGCCCGGCCAAAAGGgcctttgcttgacaaaggggatcaccccgaaacgttgcatcacgcaaataaaaatttagcaagggttatccctgcttgcaactaaagacctgtgtgccggtggaattattcgttccgttaaactacaattcccagttcACCACACCCCCTGGTAAAATGCTGCAGTGTAAGTCCACTTGTTGGCCAGCCTGTTTACAGCAAAGCAGTATGtgcctttctattttctatttaacaTTACATACCTGCGTTGCTTCAGGAGTCTTGAAAACCtgtttagaatgacattttcagttttggggtgcagttcccctttaattgtaaaTATTTTGAACACAGTTGTGGTTTTTAATAACAAATTTCAGATGTATTGCTGCTGTTGAGCTATGTATGCATTGTTTGAATAGGGAACTGGATTATTTCTCTATACTTAATAAAGCCATAACAATATCTACAGGCCAGCTCTCTAAATCCTTGAAGCCATTTGAGGAATGTGGGTCCCAAAGCATGTCTGATTTAAAATCAGCCACCATGCTACTCAATTGCCCACCACAATGTTGAGCACATTAAACCATGGATCTGAACCACTGGCCAGTAAAATTGAGAGAGACTGGAGGTAGAGTTACCTTGCAAATTAATGGCCACTTTATAAATGGACCGTAAAATTGTCAAGAAGAGCAAATTACCTGGAATCAATGATATAGCAGAGAATTTTTTATCAGAAATGCATATATGACCAAATAAATATCTCTGCTTCTGGGAGGCCCACTAAGCCAGTCACATCATAGAATTATCAACCACTCATGCATGCTTGTGGCTCCTGGGAATTTACTAAAGACTCCCTTTGTAACTATACTGCAGCGGTAACAAGCCACAAGGTTTTCCAATCATGTCTATCTAGATACCACAATGGGTATTCAAACTGACATTTTACTATCCAGCTaaggatttagaaaaaaaatgctctttgtATTTCCCTGGTTGCTGGGTTTCATATCTGAAAGTAAATGGTATTGCTTGACTAAGCTAAGCAACAGTTCTACCTTTAAATAATTAACCAATGGCAGTCACAAATATTAGTGTCACCACTCACATAGAAAGACTAAATTATACTAATATCTGCAGAATAATTTATGCCAATACAGTCGGAACTTAGAGACAAATAACAAGAACCCTATTCACATATAagggtatattttcctttaaaggggtggttcacctttaactttacttttagtatgttacaaaatgaccaattctaagcaacttttcaattggtcttcactatttattttaatatttttttttaattatttgaccctttattctgactctttccaacttttcaaatgggggtcactgaccccatctaaaaataaatgttctgtaaggctacaaatgtattgttatttccactttttattactcatcattctattcagggcctatcctattcatattccagtctcttattcaagtcaatgcatggttgctagggccatttggaccctaggaaccagattgctgtaattgcaaacttgagagctgctgaataagaagctaaataactcaaaaatcacaaataataaaaaattcaaaccaattgcaaattgtctcagaatagcactatttaaaattaaaggtaaacaaccccttttaaaggaaaTTTCTAACCAACCAATTGTTACTGAATACTGAAAGCAATATCTATTTAGCtgcttctgaaacaatgtagcagaagccagctgattatcAGATAGAGAACTGCCTGTGATAAAGAActgtcttctgctacattgtttcaagttgTTTTGATAGCACAGAACAGAAACCTAGAAACAAATATCGATTTCCAGtggcaaatacatttataacaaacgtttacattgaaaatgttggaatttaaatatactggaaagttgctaatcttctttcattatgcaaataggATCCCCTTGGGGGTCAGTCATTAAGGAATGCGACATTTTTGTATCTCCTTTCTTTGCACATTACTTGGTTCCACTGACACTTGGCACATATAATCTGCATACCATGTAATTACCTTTAATTACAGTCAAAATGTTATCACTTGCTAATGTAAACACCAAAACAAACACAACATCAGCAAATGGTCTGCAGGCAAAGCCCCCCTTCCAAATGGTGCCAGTTAAACTGCCTATTCCATACTCCCAAATCTCTGGCACCCAAATGGCTTTATTCTGATAACAAGGATGGTTTGTACAAACACTTGGGTTGATATAATGTAACCACTACATTGCCCATGATTTGTTACCCCAACAGGCACTGGCATTTATATGATATGTCCTGTCCTTGGGAAGCTCGCTATCTACAGCAAGACAAtcaaatacagttttaaaaatagaCATTGCAAACCAGTGACCACCAAAGGAAGTGTCGTGTGTGAATATTAATATTTCCCCCTAGGGCCTAGCCCTCTGTTTTTAACCTATTAAAGTGCTAATCTGCTTGGTGCACATGTGTCCTCTGAGAATTGGGTTCAGGAATGAATAACTGCTCTGTtcagaagataacagctccttgtcTGATCCCTGTGCCTTGATGCATACTTCCCTACAGAGAAAATCGATTTTTAGCATTACAATATGGTGCATGTTATATTATACCTTCATCTGTGGGGCGCGTGTATGTTTAAAATCAATTATTTCAGTTTGCCTGTTGGAATGGCACTCCATTCCCTGAAAGGGCTTAAGATCAAGTGGAGAGAGAGGCCCTCCGGCTGTGGCTGAACTATAGATCTCAGGATGACACTGaggtgaatgctgggagttgtagtccaacaaagGAAAGCCTTTGGAGTTGAAAAATAATTAAACGGTTTATAAATATGTGAAGCTCCATAGCATGAAAGCAAGTGCCCAGAGCACAACCGTGAGGGAGAATATACATTCTGCATAGTGGAGCTTTACATTGAATATATACTTGTTGCAAATTTGCATATTGACTGTATTTATCTTCTGCATTTTTATCTTCTGCATTTTTATCTTCTGCATTTTTATCTTCTGCTTCCCAGCAACCGGTTATATATACATAGCATGTGTATATAAAATAGCAGATGTTAGCTAAGCATTTCGGTGCTTCCTAATTACAAGCCATTATGCTGATAAACTAACCTTGTTTAAAGCCTCCCTGggactgaaaacaactgaaaaatagCAAAAGGCGGCTACTGTCTGCTGCTAAGCCCTAACATTAATAACGTGTTCGCTAATCAAATAGGGCGAGACAGATCTCTTTAAGTCAAAGCAACAATAACTCAGGGTCCCAGATACAGGGCGAGAGAAAAGAAAGGAGCCTCTGTGTTACTCTTAGTTAGTGAGCAGCTTCCCAGACACTAAATAGACGCTCTGTTCACTTCAGCATGAAGTCCCACAAGGAGCAGCGACCTCCAGGGATTCTTGGCTCTTCTGAACTCTCATTAGGCCTGCATATTAATGACTTGCTTAAATAGAAAGGGGCCTTTTCCATTCAAAGGGTTTCCCATCGCCAGGGGATACAATGCACTCAACTCCCGTGCGAGCCAAAGGGCAGCACAGATCTTCCCATATCTGCAACAACGTCTGCTTGGGCAAACCCTGCCTTGTGCCTGCTGCTGGGGCTTGGCTAATAAGGTGCATATCAGTGCATTGAGACTAATAGATGGCATGTCGCGCGCTGGGACAGCTGGAGAATTCTATAGTCTTTGCCATCAATCGCAGGATGCATTCAAGGTCCTGAGAAGCCGCACACGCATTAATACAGGGATGCGCCGAACCATTGAATTTATTGCGTGGGAAAAAGTTTAAGTAATTATTATGCACCCGCCGAGACTTTCTTAACCGATGACAATCTATGCAAATATAGAAACGATCATGAATACATAGTCTAatcagagaacaaaaaaaaacgcctaaacacaattttaaaaaaaatggaaaaaaaccgaGACAAGAGATTGACAAATAGATTAGGACAGACAGAAGATATACACATAAAAAGTTAAAGACCAAGGGACAGATTAGACGGGCAGATGATAAATACAGGTGGATTGATCactagatggatagatatagacACATACTAGATACAGATAAATGTTTAGACAGATACATGTgtagacagatagatggatacgAGATTGACAGACATAGAGATAGAAAATAGAGATACGATCGATGATAAATACTTAGACAGATGCATAGAAAGCTAGATACatgaagaaagagagaaagaaagaaagaaagaaagaaagaaagaaagaaagaaagaaagaaagagagaaagaaagaaagaaagaaagaaagtgatAGATACTTAGACCGATGCAGAGAAAGATATATACatgaagaaagagagaaagaaagagatagaCAGACATAGAGATAGAAATTAGCAGAGACACAAGATATACACACAAAAAGGTAAATACAGAGCCAGTTAAGATCGATGATAAATACTTAGACAGATGCATAGTATGATAGAtacataagaaagaaagaaagaaagaaagaaagaaagaaagaaagaaagaaagaaagaaagaaagaaagaaagaaagaaagaaagaaattgatAAATACTTAGGTGCATAGAAAGATAGATACatgtagaagaaagaaagaaagaaagaaagaaagaaagaaagaaagaaagaaagaaagaaagaaagaaagaaagaaagaaagaaagaaagaaagaaagaaagaaagaaagaaagaaaaaaagtgataAATCTTTGACAATGATGCTGCATTGTTTCACTATGTGAGAATCCAGAAATGCCCATACAATGGTAGCAGTAAAGTGCACCGATAGTTGAATGGCCCTTTGTGTGGGAAAGCAGTGGCTGTATGGGAAGCTCAAGGAAAACTCCAAGACCAAGCATTAATGCATGTACATATATCTGTGTAAGGAGGACGGTATTACTGTAACTGGTAGTGAAATATTTTCGCGCACGGAATTGTACTTGAGTCACTtgataatgaaatatttataacACATTTCACATGAATAAACCCTTTATCGGGCTACATTGATTCAGTTCATATTTCATATTGATGGATTATGACATCTGTGATGTAGGCAGATTTTTGACAcactttatggtttttttttttgtaatgttccaGGAAATAAAGGAtcagttattttaaaaatcaatttgcCAACGAAGTAGCTGGGAAGACACAGCCAGCAATTAACCCCTTCTGCACAGATGcatgagccacatttattttGGGGATATCTAGCACCCCTCATACTGTTGCAaccgttttttttgttttgttttgtttttcacactCAACTTACCAGAAGATTGACCTCGATTTGTGGCGTCGTGATCACTGTCTCCTTGTTCACTGTCTCCATGACCACTATCCTTAGAGCTCACTATGTCTGCTTCTTGGAATGCAGAACTGCAAACAGAAACAGCACAGTATTGGGGTGATGAATACACTGAGCAAAGGGAATATTCGTCTGCCACCCTATGGCCATAATGTGTAGTGCATTACACAGTAGTAGACATAAATACACAGTCAATATATAGAACAGTAAAACTGAACAGCGGTTTCATGTCAACCAAATAGTGCTAAGCTACACTATAAGGGAGTCTTCATCAAAGTTTTCATTTGTGTCAGAATGTTACTGTAGCCCCTTTTACATATTCATGCAACTGACTGCTAGCTCTTTGGAATAGGATAAGCcttgtgtttattttgcaaaaatactttttgtatttgacaCAGTCTGCTAGCTGTACCCTTTCTTGTaatttgatgttttttaaaatttgaaatgaagaaaaaaataaaaaaaatgaatactgaaTAAAAGTCATCATAATGGGCTTTTCCTTACATACTATGTTGTGCCTGGGATTCCTTCTGGTTACAATGTTATAAACGCACCAGTTGCTTCCCTTCATTAAGTTACTTTGTTACTGTTACATTTATAACAAAGGGTAATAGTTCCCCtcaacaaaattaaacaaaaatagctTTTGCATGTATTATATACGGCACCACTAAGATGATATGATTAGCGCTGTTCCCACTGCCTGTTTATgagtataaataataattatgtcTAACATCAAATAGGCAATGACAGGTATGTTTGAAGACGTTGACAGGGATTAGTAATTCAGATCCTGGTCCTTTCATTGTAGAAGGAGTGTCTCCTAGATGAAAGCACCGGGGTCTGACTCATGGGAGTCTGGGAGGATTCATGTGTCAGCTTTGGTCATGACCTTGGACTTGTCAATTCATCTAGCTGTGCCCCAGGCACCTAGACTGCTCCCCCAATGCAAAGGACTCACTACCTATGGAACTAGCAGATAAAGAAATAACGGCATTTCATCCATGGATGTTGGTAAATAGTGAATATCTTTGCCTACCTGCCTAGGCCTGCTACAgctcattacattacatttggAGCCTGTTGGCTGGCAGTCAGTCAGCCAGCAGCCAGTTCAATGATTATCATGGTCACGGCCATGGCCAGTACACAAACACAAAGACTGAAGAAGACGTGTCCAAGAGCAGTCCATACCTGTTTACCCGTCGTGGTCTGTCAACTAGATAACTGAGTTCAGTGCGCTGTTTGTTCTAGAAAAACAAATGAGACACAATTGGACTCTAAAACCAGTGCAAGCAAATATCAACAGCTCGGAGCTACTGGATTGTTTGATTAGAAGTATATAGAGAgcggggagggagggaggggtgtTAACACTTTGCAGCATTTATTTTGTCTCTGCCAGGCatcacactgggggtcatttattaacactgggcaaatttgcccatgggcagtaaccaatggcaaccaatcaaattgctgcattcattgcaactggctttaaaaaaaagataatcaccgattggttgctataggtaactgcccatgggcaaatttgccctgtgttgataaatgagccccactgaaacATTGAAGCATGAGAAATCAATCACACAACTCATAAGCCAAGTTTGGAGGATCCTCTTCAGCTTCTactaactacaactcccagcatcccttactACTAAAGACTGGGTTGTAACTGATGGACAACAGCAACCAGAGTGGTACCAGTTCAATGGGCGGGGTTTACAGTAGCTCTtgtttactgtactgtattaACCTTTCTCCAAATGAATGCTCCAAAATAAGTAATTCCTGGACTGTACATTAATACTTCGTCGTGTTTGTATTCACTCCCCTGGAGAGAGAATGGGTGGTGTGTTCTCATAGCCAAAATGATTCAGACTAGAACCAATAAATCCCTTGTCAGTGTGATTTACAAATAAGGATCTCGGTTAAATGTGTATGTGGGTAAATCCAATACATCCTTATGTGTCAGTGCCAGGCTCACTTCATTCAAATTCAAGCAAAAGATTTCTATGGGAATAGCAATGCCCAATATACACTGCTAACGACATACACCGACACAGACAGGCAGACATACAGCTTAGGAGTGTTTACCCCTCCATGTATGTGTTgacttgtgtatgtgtgtgtttagtgTGTGCATATCATATTGCCTTATTGCAGCTGAGAAGAAGGAATCATTTGAGTCAGTTTCACAAACATCATTTGGGCATGTCATGCTATAGAAATCCCTTCAACAGAAAATTGGAAAATCAAAGGAGGCAACAGTACAAGAAGATCTAAGGGGATTTAGCTGGGTAAATAAGCGTAGAAAGGGGATTTACAGATAATAAAGGATCAGAAACATCTGGTTACAAAGAGGAAAGTTCCTTATAACGTTAACGTATTAAAATAGCTCAGCTGCAAATGAATCAGTGCAGCAGGGATGTACGTGATACTCATAAGCAATTGGCTCATCCCTGATCTCAAAGCCTGGGACTTACCTCGCTGGACAAGATGCTTCCGTTGGAGATGATATCTGGTTGTTGGTCACTGTACCCTGTCACTATGGCTCCGCAGGGGTTGTGCTCGGTGTCAGTGCTCCTGGAGGGGCTGCACGGCTTGAGGAACATCAGGTCAGTTTTGGCAGACTCTGGAGTTAGACACACCTGGTAGCAATAATTCTGGTTGTGATGGTGAGACCCGAAGCTGCTGGAATCCTCCACAGGCACTTGGGTAGCGCTGGGCACATTGGAGCTTTGCACCAACATGATGTCCGACTTGCTGAGCTTCTTCTTGCGAGCCCTGGCTTGTCTGCTACAGCAAGAGCAGCAACACATGCAGCAATCACTAGCCAGACAGCTGTAAATGTTCAGTTTCTTCTCCTTCTGGCACCTGATGGCCAGCACTATCATAGCTAGTAGGAAGATGAAGGAGACAGAACCTAGAGCGATTATGAGAATTAACGTTAGGTCCAAGGCTGTGTCACTGGATCTGCTGGGCCTCTGCTCTCCTCCTTGTCTTTCCACTGAACTGTCCACAATCTGGACTTGGATCAGGGCAGTTGAAGACAGGGGCGGCTGACCATGGTCCCTCACTTCCACCACCAACTCGAATGGCTTGTGGGGGTCTCTTTTATTAGTTATTTTACGCGCTGTCCTCAGTTCTCCAGTCCTCCAGTCCATTCGAAAGAGACTCATGTCATTACCCCTTAATATACTGTAGGTGAGTCTGGCATTCTCCCCCTCGTCTGAGTCTACAGCCACAACACGGGTGAAAAGGTAACCGGGCTCAGCTGTCCTGGGGAGAAATTCTTTGGCAGTGCCATTCCTGCCTTGGGGGGACACAATAGAAGGGGCATTATCGTTCTGATCCACAATGATAATATTGACAGTTGCATTGCTGTATAGAGGGGGTGTCCCCCCATCCCTGGCCTCGACCATAAAACTGAAATCCTTGAGTTGCTCATAATCAAAGGTCCTCAAGGCGTAGAGGTAGCCGTTCTCTGAGTTGATGGAGACATAGGTAAACACTGACATGCCCTGAATGTCGCACTCCAGGATGTGGTAGGAAATGTTGGCGTTTTTTTCCTCATCCTTGTCTGTGGCACTGACAGCTGAGATATAAGCACCGGGGACGTTGTTCTCTATGACATACACGTTATAAATGGCCTGAGTGAAGCGCGGGGAGTTATCGTTCACGTCCGCTATCTGCACCTGGATGGACTTGGAGGAGCTGAGAGGCGGGTTGCCCCTGTCTCTGGCAAGGACTTTAACAGTGTAGGTGGCCATTGCCTCCCGGTCCAACGTCCCTTCTGTCACGATGGTGTAATAGTTCTTATAGGAGAGTTTCAGGCGAAATGGAACGTCTCCCACGATCTCGCAATGGATCTGCCCGTTCTCATCCGAGTCCCTGTCTGTGACGCTAAACAGAGCCACCACAGTGCCCGGGGCGGCGCTCTCACTCACAGACTCCTTCACTGTACTGAAGCTGATCTCGGGTGGGTTGTCATTGAGGTCGAGCACCTTGACCAGCACTTTACAATGTACAGGCACAGCGTTCGGCCCCAGGTCTTTCGCCTGCACGTACACCTGGTACGAGCTGCTCTCCTCGTAGTCCAGTTCGCCTACAATCTCAATGCGACCAGTGCGAGGGTCAATCCCAAAAACCTCTCGCACCCTAGGGGAATTGTGGCTGCTGAATGAATAAACCACCTCCCCGTTTTGACCTTCATCCTGGTCGGTGGCGTTGAGCTGTATAACAAGGGTACCCGGGGGCGAGTTCTCCGGCAGAGACACGGTGTAAATCTGCTGGTCAAACACAGGCACGTTGTCATTGGAGTCGAGCACTTTGATGGTGAGCAGAGCGGTGCCTGTGCTTTGAGGGGTTCCCCCATCCATGGCAGTGAGGACGTACCTGTGGACGGATTGCTGCTCTCTGTCCAGCTGCTTCTTCAGCACCAGCTCGGCGAACTTGCTGCCGTCCCCTTGAGTCTGCACATCCAGGTTGAAGTAGCTGTTGGTGG
This region includes:
- the pcdh10.L gene encoding protocadherin-10, translated to MLGLLLLLCAAEGLLAQLSYRVQEERDHGTFVGNIAEDLRLDITKLSNRRFQTAPNSRTPYLELNLDNGVLYVNKKIDREQICKQSPSCMLHLEVFLENPLEFFRVEIEVLDINDNSPVFPQSDIQVEISESATLGSRFPLESAYDPDVGNNSLRTYEITTNSYFNLDVQTQGDGSKFAELVLKKQLDREQQSVHRYVLTAMDGGTPQSTGTALLTIKVLDSNDNVPVFDQQIYTVSLPENSPPGTLVIQLNATDQDEGQNGEVVYSFSSHNSPRVREVFGIDPRTGRIEIVGELDYEESSSYQVYVQAKDLGPNAVPVHCKVLVKVLDLNDNPPEISFSTVKESVSESAAPGTVVALFSVTDRDSDENGQIHCEIVGDVPFRLKLSYKNYYTIVTEGTLDREAMATYTVKVLARDRGNPPLSSSKSIQVQIADVNDNSPRFTQAIYNVYVIENNVPGAYISAVSATDKDEEKNANISYHILECDIQGMSVFTYVSINSENGYLYALRTFDYEQLKDFSFMVEARDGGTPPLYSNATVNIIIVDQNDNAPSIVSPQGRNGTAKEFLPRTAEPGYLFTRVVAVDSDEGENARLTYSILRGNDMSLFRMDWRTGELRTARKITNKRDPHKPFELVVEVRDHGQPPLSSTALIQVQIVDSSVERQGGEQRPSRSSDTALDLTLILIIALGSVSFIFLLAMIVLAIRCQKEKKLNIYSCLASDCCMCCCSCCSRQARARKKKLSKSDIMLVQSSNVPSATQVPVEDSSSFGSHHHNQNYCYQVCLTPESAKTDLMFLKPCSPSRSTDTEHNPCGAIVTGYSDQQPDIISNGSILSSENKQRTELSYLVDRPRRVNSSAFQEADIVSSKDSGHGDSEQGDSDHDATNRGQSSGTDLFSNCTEECKALGHSDRCWMPSFVPSADGRQAADYRSNLHVPGMDSVPDTEVFETPEVQPGGERSFSTFGKEKALQGLTGVGNGNGNGGGSNQERKELDGLLSGTRAPYKPPYLTRKRIC